Sequence from the Helianthus annuus cultivar XRQ/B chromosome 13, HanXRQr2.0-SUNRISE, whole genome shotgun sequence genome:
GGACACCACAACATGAAGTAGACCTTTcatatgaaagtatgtttaaaagtccCTCTCCCAGTGCAATAACTCTTTCTACACTACAACCCTCGGCTCAAGTTCCATCAACAATATTACCTCTGTTTGAAGCAATTGAATTTCAGAAAGAAAACAGTTCCTCTAATGCACACATTACTGAGAGAAGATCGCAACAAATGATTGTGTTTGAATCAATTCAATCTCCTATCCTACAAGCAGTTGAGGAGGTTATCCCTGTTGTGTATTAcaaaactcttggtggtagttcaagtggagtggccactacaactgttgaacccattggtgatcagttggacagtggttacatcattaagactcccttgaaggcaactaCTGATGAGGTTATAACTGTAATCTCTGCTTCAGTGAGAAGTCCCCAGAACGAAGAAAAAGGGGCATATGTTTCTGATGATATGGagacttctcctattatcaaaacaaatacaaccactacaggtcggaattcagatgatcctattaaagtaGGTGATGAATTAAGTTATAAGGATTTGACGGTTAGAGTGCCTACCATTGAAACagatgttgctgaaatgaaagaattgattaagcaaatgatagagctttttaaaagtcaaccttccagacaggaaattgccaatgagctttggaattctaTGCAACCCATCCTTCAAGCTCAGAGGAATTTAGCTGAAAGTAACCTCAATTTCAGTTtggaatttatcagaaatttggttaatgccaggtataaagacacacaagcagacattatGAACATTAAGGAACATCTGTTGGAACTTACTGGCTCCACCTCTACATCAATatttgagaaagatgatgatgatgataatgatgccaaaaagggggagaaagattcATTGAGAAAGTTACCACCAGATTCAAAAGCTAATCCTACAGAAATTGTATCGCCTGCTGTCACGTCCCCCGACCACACCCTGGACGAGAGTCGCGAAtagtcaagtggtaccggtggttattttaaaagcattgcagcggaaatgttcatcaggaccgtgagttaggaaaaatattagagtttagaaaacaccggattttatttattaaatagaaagtagctttaatatgggataaacccgaataTATGAAACaacatttaatttaatttatttgataacataagccacttctttaagcctttcGGTGCCGTATCACAGCTCTTATTCCGATCTACCGTAATcacctgaaatgcgttttaaaaagatttggtcagcaggaaatactggtgagttcattcattttggtacaaaaacacattttttataatttacagcattaaGGGTTTTTATATTTGCCCTTTCAAGATtgacaaagacttaatcactgcaatttacagcattaagagtttttacatttgcccGTATCTATTAATTAGTTGGTTCAGTTGTCACTTGACCGAATCTATGACTGTGGACATATCACTagttaggctcgcccacctaacagtgataaatcgttagtagtaatgtgcacaaaatccccacatactgccagtaattaaatattagcaaagacttaatcactgcaaaatataactggaaaacatttagggttttgtaaagcacTTTGATAAAAATAGAATGACTCACCTTGTTAGCATATAGTCTTGATTAAACAAGCATCTTGATTCTAAGCACCTACTTTATAGTTCTAAATCTTCTGATGATTAATCATCTTGTTTGATTGTAGGTTTATGGACCGGAGTTTTCTGATGGTTAAATATTTAGTTTAACAGAGTGGAATACGTATTAGTGTAAAACCacatcaaacctaacgatggtcacgagattagaaccttaacgaaattcacaaagtatagtcttgtttagacaacactttggcattcgtttcagaatcttaacgaaattcacaaagcatAAGTCTTGTTTAgacaacactttggcattcgttagttggttccCGAATCGATCGGATAGAatatcgcatcggtgattattggttagaacaccaacgtatagagagaagaatataaggattgagcaaagaaaaatgaatcctaagcttcctatttataggtaggaaaTATGAAATTTCAAGGAAGTTTCCTATAtacttttctaggaagttacctaTACATTATCTAGGAAGCTTCTTACCTACATAtatatcctcttacaccttcctagcaccctttgatattatctatctcatatatatttattttcatgtaTATCTTTTTAGgtgtttaatttatttaaataaattttgcttagcttaattaatcttacttaactgattcattaatcttaattaatctttcttaacttaattaattaattaattaactacttAACTAATTAATTTATCTTAACTCTTATAATTTGTTTAGTCAGTTACTTAACTTAATTAccagattaattaatctactcaactagcttaactgctaagtttccttAACAACTAAGTGTACGTAATTAGTAAGTTTACTAAGTTTATTTAACGACTAAGTTTACTTAGTTGttaagtattctagcagctcCCTGATTACGAGTTCaaatttctagacacaatggaactcgtattagtgtattaactcaattcaactttaacgataatcacgagatcgaaaccctcacaatgaatgacaaagtattGCCAGATAttggcagcacttaaacatccattggatcagttttaatcgatcggataaagtattgtaccagtgattagagttattatcCTAATACGGGCAGAGTTTTGGGATTTAGAAGGTATAATCTCGAGCTACTATTTGCTATAAGAAAAACtgaaggaaagaaaagaattgagcaGTTTGAAATGCCCAACTTCGTCCAATTTATAGCTGCAATTTAAGTCTCTCACGGCCCGCGTAAACTTGAAGGGGGATCCTTCGCAGCCCACAAGGCCATAAAGGCGGCAATAGGGTTTGCTGAGTCATCGGTGGTCTTGACACGTGGACGACACGTGTCCCTTAAGCTTATCCGGAGAGTTGcaaggctgtcgcgccccgcgtaagcctTGCCTAATTCTTACGTGGCCCGCGACAGATGGATAAATTtgaatttcttgatttttcataaggattagggttttaggggtccgggtttccACTTACGAAGTAttttgggacatttttgcaggtccttacacCTGCTCAACCTAAATCCCATCCTTCTCCAGAAAAACcactacaaaagaaggagaaatTACCTTCCACACCATCATCACTCATTTTGTCAATAGATGTTGGGAACACAAAAGTATCAGCAGATGTTTACCAAACAGCtgctgagacaccagttgtttcagcagaaGTTTCTCAAACATCTGCCATGATCATTTTCTCTACACCAACCACAATCCAACCATCTCCAACGTCACAAAGATTTCCCATACATTCATCTTCACTACCAAAACATTCTCCTTCACCAGAAATCATCTCCACACGTAAGAGAAAAACTCATATCGATAAAATCACGAAAATGAACAATGATCCTCTGGTAAAGCCAACTCAACCTAATTGGAagaaagtcaaaacagtggattcagatgaggtattgaagtttaaaagaatgagagcagagcttgtggCTGCTGATTATGGTCCAGTTAGATCCATTGCCAGATGATCTAAACTGAAGATAGTTGAGTCCTACAAAAAGCTGAAAGAAGTTAGAGCTGAACATTCAAATGTTTTTCAAAACTCAGACtatcctacaactgctgctctgtCTCCAAAAATCGGTACTTCGAAAAACCTTCTCTCATCATCTGATTTGTCTGAATCAATTGCAAATTTAGTTAGCAGGccacaatcaccaaactcatcttcaataattctttgcctaagaaaaccaactgatccaaaaatagtaaagtggaagtcatgctcaaaaacccaagtattgactttgatcagatcagatggtagtgttgaagagattaaaatggatagtgcatataatctgaatgcatacgatctccaagatttgttggacctttaACTTGAGAGGGATGATGAAGAATACATGTTCTCCCCGGAgtttgaactacaattcaaaggacaaatcagggagatgttgatgagaaataaaaatcagtaataaagaagggttttcgtatcatctgttgtatagggagattgttggatCATCAGCTGTTACATTGTTTGCAGTAGCATATTTAACCAGATCACAACATGTAGCGAAGGACATGTTGCTGGATAACAAATTCTTGAGtgaggtttgatgtgtgttgtttaggcaggtgatcgtatgtttttagttaatgtttgttaaagttaaattgtattcgaattttattaagtttgttagacatctttcatATGTACTTATGTTTATAATAATTTATATTGTCAATGGGTGGATACTCTCTTTTATGAATAAGAGAATGGAAATAATCATATGTAActgatgaattttattaagtttgttagacatcttttattaagtttgataaatatcttttatatttacttatagttgtcttttaactataataaataacacgttttggtacaatatctatacacatatctatatgttctgtcaatatatgttatgcatggttttctaagaaacgacccgtgtttgcacacgggtcttaccgctagtattatataataaaagaaacctgttttgggacacttgtcattctctcatttaattgattaatattattaataatactaataataataatatttaatctaaattaatacaattttttattattaataatatttaatcaaatctaaaatgtaatctaatacaaatttttattatcaataatatttaatcaaatctaataagaattcatacgaattccaaagttgatattaactttcaaataattaaaaaaaaaatccacctaacatcacaaatgtttctgttaaattcgattaattaatttgttcaataatcactattatctttatcattcagtacggttaaccgatttatcatcatacaacctcccacctattcaatcatacgatttttcaatcttatattaactaaataaataaagattaatattcaatcttatcctactttaaatataaaaaaatccgttagttcagattaatattcaatcttatcctactttaaatataaaaaaaaatccgttagtttttttaaatatattttttttatttggtatataaaatcatatttatttaacccatgtaatacacggaggtttttaaaaatataacttttttgttatttggtaaacaatattatatttattcaacccgtgtaatacaatggttttaaagatataatttttttttattatttggtatataatattacatttattcaacccgtacaatatataTGGTTCTgatagatataacttattttattatttaatatataaaattacatttgttcaacccgtgcaataaagaaggcttttaaaaagataatgttttattatttggtatataaaattcatttattcaactcgtgtaatacacggggttataacctagtatcaTTTTAAGTTAAACTCTAAAGTATGCAATATAACTTGTACTTAAAAACCCAAATACTGGTATATCATGATAAGTTAAACTATAAAGTATGCACTCCAACTTGTACTTAAAAACCCGAATATTGATTAACCTAACTCGAATAAACCAAATTGGATTTGGGTCAGTAAACGAATAGATTTCAAATAAATCGACCTGAATAACCTAAAACCAAAACAATGCCACTATATATGTGAATACAATGGGGATGCTTACAAACATATCTATCCAAAATCATATTTCCTTAAGTGTGATTATAACTTTTAGTAGAACTAGGCGAAACATATAAAAGAAATATGTTCTTACATAACATTCCTTAGAGAAGAATACAAATTTTAGAAGATGATGATGTGGAAGTGGTAGAATCGTATAGGGGTGAAACATATAAAACCAGGCTGGCAATGGGAAACTCATGTATTAACCGAACCTACTACCTTTGATTAACGTGTCAACCTAACAATATTAACCTGCCAGCTGTCACCACCTAATTAGGGGAACCTCCACTATGGCATGCCCTAACTCTTCATAATTACCAGTTTACCCTCGTATTCTTACATCTAATTTTATTTcatgtttcattttttttttttgttatcaaTCTATACTAAATAGTAAATACTATATGTTCATATAATGTGTTGTATCATCAAAATCCTTGTTTCCTTTGCAATAATCACATGAAAATCAACACTAGCGAGACACAATTTTGATACGTCCATCGTGTGATCACAAAAAGCATGTTACAAAACACAGCACTGAAACGAAAGGTCGTGAGCCAACAAGACAATGAGACACGATATTGTCATCAAATTATAAGCATGTTGTATTAAATGACTAAAGACATTTTTAACCAACAAAAACAGAACTCATAATGCATTTTCCTGAATTCTTATTTTCTAAACTATGTACATGATTTtacatataattattattattataaaataaaaaatatatatggttAATATTGTCCCCTAGAGGCTTCTTCTACGTCTATATATACTTGACATATTTTATTCATTCCACCCCACACCACTCCCATAATCAACCTTCCaaccttttctctctctctagaacTCAGTGTTTCTCTCTCTACATACACCACCGGAGACATAACTCCCACCACCATGCCTGAGGCACCAAACAACTCCACAACTGACTACAATACTCTCACTGAAAAGAACAAAAAGTGTCTTGAATTCATTGAAGATGTCACCTCTAACCCTGATGAAGTTCAACTACGTGTTCTCTCGGACATCCTCACCCAAAATGCCACCGTGGAGTACCTCCACCGCCACGGTCTATCCGGCCAAACTGACCGTGAAACGTTCAAGAAACTTGTACCCGTCATCACATATGATGATCTCCAACCCGATATCACACGTATTGCCAATGGAGACCGATCTCCGATCCTCTCCTCTCACCCCATTTCAGAATTCTTAACCAGGTATTAATTATtatagttaattactgttttcgtttgtcaaaaatcactatttcagtccattagtttaaaaatagtGATTTCAGTCCCGGTGGTTTTACTTTCggaaccatttcagtccctgtggtttcacgttcgtaaccatttcaatccattattttgttaagtacagggactgaaatggttacgaggtggactgaaatagttacgaaagtgaaactacAGGAGGGACTGAAATCTTAATTTTTAAAGTAATGGACTGAAACAGTGATTTTTGACGAAAagagtaattaactctaattattGCAATTCACATTTTACGTACGTACGTGTAGCTTGTGCTAAATGTACCCACCCCATGTTGTTTATATTAACTAACCATTATGATTAATGTAGTTCGGGGACGTCTGGAGGAGAAAGAAAGCTCATGCCCACCATCGAAGCCGAGCTCGGAAGACGAACTTTGTTATACAGTCTTTTGATGCCGGTGATGAGCCAGTTTGTACCCGGTTTGGAAAAAGGGAAGGGGATGTATTTCCTGTTTGTAAAATCTGAGTCCAAGACTCCGGGCGGGCTTTTAGCCCGCCCAGTTTTAACCAGTTACTACAAAAGTAACCATTTTAAAGAAAGAccatacgacccgtatacaaacTATACGAGCCCAAACGAGACTATTTTGTGTCAAGACTCGTTTCAAAGCATGTACTCCCAAATGCTTTGTGGGTTGTGTTTGAACCAAGAGGTTCTCCGGGTCGGTGCGGTTTTCGCCTCTGGGTTCATCCGTGCCATCCGGTTTTTGGAGAAGCATTGGGCGGTTTTGTGCAATGATATCCGGACTGGCACGGTGAACCCAGTGATCACTGACCCGGTGGTTAAAGAAGCGGTGCTTCGGGTTCTGAAACCCGACCCCGCTCTTGCTGAGTTTATCGAGCGTGAATGCTCGAAAAGCTCATGGCAAGGGATCATTACCCGAATCTGGCCGAACACGAAATATGTTGACGTTATCGTAACCGGGACCATGTCACAATACATACCCACTCTCGATTATTATAGCAATGGTCTCCCTCTTGTGTGCACCATGTATGCTTCTTCTGAATGCTATTTTGGAGTCAATCTGAACCCACTTTGCAAACCTAGTGAAGTTGCATACACCCTCATCCCCACCATGGCCTACTTCGAGTTCTTACCGGTCGGTAACAACGATCAAGACCAAGAACCGAACCCTGTCGATCTTTCTGAGGTTAAACTCGGTCAAGATTACGAGCTTGTTGTCACCACTTATGCTGGTGAGTTCTATATTTCATTAAAAGTTTATGAATATGTGATAAATTTACAGTttctttttatataaataataatattacacTTGAATACCTTATAAATATGGTAATTATATAAAAGTATGTTTGTTGATGATTTTGCAGGGCTTTATAGGTATAGAGTTGGTGATTTGTTACGAGTCGTGGGCTTCAAGAACAAAGCGCCACAATTCAGTTTCATATGTCGAAAGAATGTCGCTTTGAGCATCGATTCGGACAAAACGGATGAAGTCGAGTTGCACCAAGCGATTGAGAAGGCATCGGGCCATCTAGTCCCATTCGACGCAACCCTCATCGAATACACTAGCTTCGCCGACACCACCACAATCCCGGGCCACTATGTAATCTTCTGGGAGCTAAGCGTAAAAGGCTCGTCGACTCATGTGCCACCATCCGTGCTCGAAGATTGTTGCATCACAATCGAGGAATCGCTAAATAGCGTGTACCGACAGGGCCGGGCTTCTGACAAGTCGATCGGGCCACTAGAGATCCGACTTGTGGAGCCCGGCACTTTCGATAAGCTGATGGATTACGCCATTAGCTTAGGCGCATCGATCAACCAGTACAAAACACCAAGATGTGTGAAATTCGCACCCATCATCGAGCTTTTGAACTCGTTGGTGGTGTCGAATTACTTCAGCCCGAAATGCCCGAAATGGTTTCCGGGTCATAAGCAGTGGAACAACATGAACTAAGAGGAGGTTGATGATCTCTTCAATGGACTATGATGCCTATGATGAGTATGGAACAACAAATGTGATCTAGGTAGTATTATTATGTACaaaagcagtttgctgttttaaGGAAAGATTATGTTGTTTTGGATTTGAAGTTGTTGATTTAATTTGTGGAATttaatgtaatagttttaaggtACTAATGATGTTAGAATCCAACCAGGAATCCTGCCCACTTAAATTTCATGGGGATATGATGGTTTATAGATTAATATTTCCTAGAAAGCAAACTACCTTTTCTTCCATCCTACTTAtgtttttttattatctttgatttttttactaATAATAGCTATTAGTTCAATAATGAGAGCATTATAAAAGTGTTACCTTTTCTCTTTTAAAGTATTAAAAATATATCCTTTTTTAAagtagagttaattactgttttcgtccctgaggtttgtcaaaaataacggtttcagtccattagtttaaaaattgcgatttcagtccattagtttcatttttcgtaaccatttcaatccactaacttaactccatccatttattttgttaactttgagttaactaactaattcagggacggtttgcgtcagttttagaaacacagggacttaagtgtaaactctaaaacattaaaacaaaaaaaatagtaaattccaaaaaatcaaaaagattccaaaaaaccaaacaaattccaaaaaaatctaaaaaataataaaaattctaaaaaatcataaaaattctaaaaaatccaaaaaatccgtttcggcgcaaactgtttcgaacccgaaccgtttcgagctgaaccgtccgtaccgtttcgacccggaccgtttcgagccgaaccgtttcgacccgtaccgtttcgaagccgaaccgtttcgagctgaaccgtttcgaaccgaaccgtttcgacccgtaccgtttcgaagccgaaccgtttcaagccgtaccgtttcgaaccgaaccgtttcgagctgaaccgtttcgaaccgaaccgtgccgtatcgaaccgaaccgtttcgagctgaaccgtatcgaaccgtaccgtttcgacccgaaccgtttcgaagccgaaccgtttcggttcgatacggcacggttcgcgtcgaaacggtatagcttgaaacggttcggttcgatacgacACGGTTCGGTTccaaaacggttcagctcgaaacggttcggttcgaaacggtacggcttgaaacgcttcggcttcgaaacggtacgggtcgaaacggttcggttcggaacggttcagctcgaaacggttcggcttcgaaatggtacgggtcgaaacggttcggctcgaaacggtacgggtcgaaacggttcgcgtcgaaacggttcagctcgaaacggttcgggtcgaaacggtacggacggttcagctcgaaacggttcgggtcgaaacggttcgcgtcgaaacggttaagctcgaaacggtttgggttcgaaacagttcgcaccgaaacggattttttggattttttagaattttttagaatttttatgattttttagaattttttttatattttagaattttttggaatttgtttggtttttttggatttttttttattttttggaatttactatttttttttgttttaatgttttagagtttacacttaagtccctgtgtttctaaaactgacgcaaaccgtccctgaattagttagttaactcaaagttaacagaataaatggatggagttaagttagtgaactgaaatggttacgaaaatgaaactaatggactgaaatcgcaatttttaaactaatggactgaaaccgttatttttgacaaacctcagggacgaaaacagtaattaactctttaaagTATTAAAATATATCCTTAGTCAATTAAGTTGTGGTTTTGATAAATTTTGATAATGGctcaacaaaataaataaatagatatcTTTCAagttttttgactttttttttttttttttgttaagagACACATTTAAGAAATTAAATTCAGTTGAGTGTAAATTTACCTAAATTTTGtgtaaaaacgatccaaaataaTATAGTGACAAATAAATCTAATAAATTCTGATTGCCATTTTAAAATAACTTATTGTGTTTTCCAACATAATAAATGTGTCAAAAGATCACAAACTTGGTAGGAAAACCTTATACATTTGAGATACAAGAATGAAAATGAAATTCAGAAATTGGGAATGAAAGTTTGTATAAAGTCTTGGGTGTACTCTAACATTTAGGATGTTAGGTGACATGACATATTAACTGGCATTACACATCACTTTCTCCTTTTGTTAAGGGATGTTAAAAGGGTTACTTGTTAACATAGTGTTAAGAGGTTGAATTAgttttttatttcctttttaaaCCATAAACCACTAAAAAATAGTGTTAGGTGAAGTTAACATCATTAAACCATTTCCTTGGAATAAGGTGAAGTGAAATTAGGAAAAGTTTGTGGTGTTGCACCTATGTGGAGTTGAGAATAGCTAAAATATACCCCAAGACTTAAGATTAGTTTCAAATTTCACGAGTTTGAAACGAGTATGATATTAAATGCTACTTGTTTGATTATCTGAATCTCTTTATGTGCATCGAAACCATATATGTTATGTTAATAATCTAAAAAACATAACTAATAAATTTTATGCTAAAGGCTTTAAAAAGTTGAAATTATTaaaaattttagaatttttggaaATGTTGTTGAATATTTTATAATTCAAGTCGGTTTTCAAAATAAGTTTAAGATTGGAGTTCTAATAATGCCCCCAATGAATGATTTTAACTACAAAAGATCATAAACGATGATATAAGATACTTGTGTGCATACCCACAAACTCGATGGTATTAAGTAATGAATACCGACGGATATAAGGCATGGTTGTGTATGTAATTTTCCCATTACCATCCTTATTCCGACTTTTAGTTTATGGTAAAATCACTAAATAGCCAAATTATCTATCTCTTTTAAACAAAATAGTCATTGACGTTTTTCTTTTACCTTATCCGTTCTTTTAACTTTTCAACTTTAAGAGAATCAATGGTTACTTGACACGTGGTGATACTTTTGCCTCGACAAGACTTCTTTTGCTACAACAAGAAATGTTTCCCCACTCTTATCATGAAGCATAGCCTAATGTGATCGTCTTGCACATTATGGCGCAAAGATACATTTTTCCGCCATAAAAGTATATATTTAGTGTGAAAATGAGACAGGCGTGCGCGTCTAAAGACgcaaaattacatttttttaatCTTTACAACAATAAATTcaatttgaaaagaaaaaagtTAACGGCCATTTTGTTTAAATCAATTTGTGACCGGGTGGGTTATCTCCTAATCTTCCCTTAATTATCCCAACTCTCTTTTTTACATGATTTGTGTCAAGAAAACAAAATGGCGGCAAAACTAACAGTAGCAATGAAAGTACTGTCTGCTTTTAACACACCCCCACTAGTTTAATGCTAAAAGAGACAAAACATGGATCCAACATCTATCAAACAAACAAATGTGTTGGCAAAGTTTCTTTcaaaagcaaaaaaaaataaGTTGAGATTGATGCATAATAATATTATTGAAGTAGAAACAAAGAACAAAGTCTGGTGGTCGGACAGAAGATATTGGCGAATAATTTCTGACGATCAACGACAATTGTACGGGCTCTTGAGTTAAAGCAACAAGCAGCAGCACTACTACAGTAGTAGCATGCAGATAAGGTGTTGAGAAAATAACTGTGTTTACCTTTTTGTTTTGTCGTATTCCATCATTTTTTTCTCATTTCATTCATTACAGTTACCACTTACCAGTCGACATTCATGGATttaatgtttttgttttttgGGAAAATTACATGTAATGTTCTAAAAAGAATCTAAAACTTTAGATGTCGAAAACGAATAAAGTATTTTTTGTTTCGTATACGGTTTTAGCACGTAATTCTATCGGAAACTTTGATGAAAAATATTTATGTGCTTCGAATATCTAACGACAATGAGAAGTAGATATCAAacatggtttttttttatttgtattttacGATTgcgtttttttttataaatgacTCAGGTTTTAAACACGTGGAGAGTGGAAACCAAGCCCACGTTTGACGCATGGTATAATACGGTAACATTTAGCTTGTTCAACAATGAGGACTGATGGTGTGAATTTGAGGCCTTATAGGTATCCTATTGTATAAAAGGATGTTATCGAGAAAATGACAAACGAATTGTTGGAGCAAGGGGTAATTAGAACAAGCACCAGTTCTTTTGCTTCTCCAGTGGTGCTGGTTAAGAAGAAGGATAATATTTgtcggatgtgtattgattacaggATATTAAACCAAGCTACCATTCCTGATAGGTTCCCTATACGGCTATACCTTTGGTGGAAGATTTAATGGATGAAATGTATGGAACTAAGTTTTTTTTCTAAACTAGATTTGAAGTCTGGACTCTAGATATTATCAAATCAGGATGGGGCAGAAGATATTCTTAAGACAACATTCAAGACTCATAATGGCCACTTTGAATTCTTAGTAATACCT
This genomic interval carries:
- the LOC110898914 gene encoding indole-3-acetic acid-amido synthetase GH3.5; this translates as MPEAPNNSTTDYNTLTEKNKKCLEFIEDVTSNPDEVQLRVLSDILTQNATVEYLHRHGLSGQTDRETFKKLVPVITYDDLQPDITRIANGDRSPILSSHPISEFLTSSGTSGGERKLMPTIEAELGRRTLLYSLLMPVMSQFVPGLEKGKGMYFLFVKSESKTPGGLLARPVLTSYYKSNHFKERPYDPYTNYTSPNETILCQDSFQSMYSQMLCGLCLNQEVLRVGAVFASGFIRAIRFLEKHWAVLCNDIRTGTVNPVITDPVVKEAVLRVLKPDPALAEFIERECSKSSWQGIITRIWPNTKYVDVIVTGTMSQYIPTLDYYSNGLPLVCTMYASSECYFGVNLNPLCKPSEVAYTLIPTMAYFEFLPVGNNDQDQEPNPVDLSEVKLGQDYELVVTTYAGLYRYRVGDLLRVVGFKNKAPQFSFICRKNVALSIDSDKTDEVELHQAIEKASGHLVPFDATLIEYTSFADTTTIPGHYVIFWELSVKGSSTHVPPSVLEDCCITIEESLNSVYRQGRASDKSIGPLEIRLVEPGTFDKLMDYAISLGASINQYKTPRCVKFAPIIELLNSLVVSNYFSPKCPKWFPGHKQWNNMN